Proteins encoded together in one Lathyrus oleraceus cultivar Zhongwan6 chromosome 5, CAAS_Psat_ZW6_1.0, whole genome shotgun sequence window:
- the LOC127084101 gene encoding uncharacterized protein LOC127084101, with the protein MQLYNIPCCTHSLFRFIPSSKLLRFSNHFNTPYFSKPLLSAAMSTVSTETQPLQVAKRLEKFKTTIFTQMSMLAIKHGAINLGQGFPNFDGPDFVKEAAIQAIRDGNNQYARGYGVPDLNIAIAERFKKDTGLVVDPEKEITVTSGCTEAIAATILGLINSGDEVIVFAPFYDSYEATLSMAGAKVKGITLRPPDFALPIEELKSTISKNTRAILLNTPHNPTGKMFTREELNTIASLCIENDVLVFSDEVYDKLAFDLEHISIASLPGMFERTVTMNSLGKTFSLTGWKIGWAIAPPHLTWGVRQAHAYLTFATSNPMQRAAAVALRAPDSYYTELKRDYMAKRAILVEGLKDVGFKIFPSNGTYFVVVDHTPFGHENDVEFCEYLVKEVGVVAIPTSVFYLNPEEGKNLVRFTFCKDEGTLRAAVEKMKEKLRK; encoded by the exons ATGCAGCTCTATAATATCCCTTGCTGCACGCACTCTCTCTTCAGATTCATACCCTCCTCCAAATTGTTACGCTTTTCTAATCATTTCAACACCCCCTATTTCTCCAAACCTCTCCTTTCCGCCGCCATGTCCACCGTTTCCACAGAAACTCAGCCTTTGCAG GTTGCAAAGCGGTTGGAGAAGTTCAAAACTACAATTTTCACCCAAATGAGTATGCTTGCCATCAAACATGGAGCCATAAACCTTGGTCAAGGTTTTCCCAATTTCGATGGTCCGGATTTCGTAAAGGAAGCAGCAATTCAGGCAATCAGAGATGGGAATAATCAGTATGCAAGGGGTTATGGAGTTCCAGACCTCAATATTGCCATTGCTGAGAGGTTCAAGAAAGATACTGGACTAGTGGTGGACCCTGAAAAGGAAATTACTGTTACGTCTGGGTGCACAGAAGCAATTGCTGCAACTATTTTAGGATTGATAAATTCGGGTGATGAGGTTATTGTGTTTGCTCCTTTTTATGATTCTTATGAAGCCACTTTATCCATGGCTGGTGCAAAAGTAAAAGGCATTACTTTGCGCCCTCCAGATTTTGCTCTCCCGATTGAAGAGTTGAAGTCCACCATCTCAAAGAATACTCGTGCCATTCTTTTAAATACCCCTCACAATCCTACCGGAAAGATGTTCACTCGAGAGGAGCTCAATACCATTGCATCTCTTTGCATCGAGAATGATGTTTTGGTGTTCAGTGATGAAGTTTATGACAAGTTGGCATTTGATTTGGAACACATTTCTATTGCTTCTTTGCCTGGAATGTTCGAGCGGACGGTGACAATGAACTCGTTAGGGAAGACATTCTCCTTGACCGGATGGAAAATCGGCTGGGCCATAGCACCTCCTCACTTAACATGGGGAGTGCGACAGGCACATGCTTACCTCACTTTTGCAACCTCAAATCCTATGCAGCGGGCTGCTGCAGTAGCTCTAAGAGCACCAGATTCTTATTACACTGAATTGAAGAGGGATTATATGGCAAAGAGAGCTATTTTGGTTGAAGGGTTGAAGGATGTTGGCTTCAAGATATTCCCGTCCAATGGAACATACTTTGTGGTTGTAGATCACACCCCTTTTGGACATGAAAACGATGTTGAATTTTGCGAATATCTTGTTAAGGAGGTGGGAGTGGTGGCAATTCCTACGAGTGTGTTTTACTTGAATCCAGAAGAGGGAAAAAATCTAGTCCGGTTTACTTTCTGCAAGGATGAAGGAACTCTTAGGGCTGCTGTAGAGAAGATGAAGGAGAAGCTTAGAAAATGA